GAAATCAAAGCATGTACAGATGATTGCTTGACGTGGAAAggtaaatttaatttgatactaAGCCAGCCTAtatttcaagaaagaagaagaagagaatcctGGGATCTTTAAATTTGCAAGGTGTTAGACCCGATGGCATGACTTAGAATTGCTTCCAAAAGAAGAAGGCCTGTTTCCGACTTGGAAACAAAGGTGACCTTTTTGAAAGGTCTACCTATTTCTGGTTCTAAACGGGTCTTCGAGGAAACAACTTGGAAATTTTCCATTCCTAGGAAAATTCTCTCCTTAGACTGAGGCATTGATAGAGAAGCATGATGAGTGGGCAACTTTATTGCTTGGACTGTCGCAACCGTTGATCACATGGGATCCATATGACTCGGGTTCATGTGAGTTTCTTGAAGTGCCTATGTTGAGTTTTTGACTTTTAAATTAGTGATAAAAGGTATTTTGGACCATGCGTATTtgttttatgatattttgaagggAAACTATAAAAGGATGTGTTTAACAGCATATTTAAAACCCTAGCCTCTACATTATTTCCcttgcttttgtttttcctatCTTTCTCATTGGAATTTTAGACCTTGTGGCTTACCAAGTGGTTTTTTGAGCTTTTGGGTTATACTCTCATACTCATTGTTAAAGATAGTAAAACCCCTCTCTTCCTATGGTTTTTACTATTTTGGGTTTTCACTAATATCTTGCGTCTCACgtgtttttaattttgctttcaTCCTTTACTACTTGTGTTTCCATTGGCATATCTTTTGGCATTGTTCCACAACAAGTTGGTATCAATGCCAATGAACTTTTCACCCGTGACAATGGACTAGTAACCCTAGTAACCCCACATGAAAATGGACTTTTGCACTGATAAGATTAAACAAaatgaagtttctagaaaagaagagaaaattataagaaatacggatatcaaatcaatcataaacatgttaatttagtcaatttaccgacccaaaaaaaaattagtcaatttagttataatcCTTTTGCATATTTTCCAATCGAGCCTATTCGGTCAATTTTGCTTGGAAAGGTCTTACTTGGATACCTAGTCAGTGCCACCATCCCACCTGGTCGCACTAATATTGACATGGACACCGAAAATAAGAAGTGGAGCCATTTCACTTTTAAAAAGCCACAGATAAAAAACTACATTGCTGGTTGCTAGGTCTCTACCCAACGATTCACGGCCCTCAAAACACGAATTAAGAGAAATGACAAGAAGTGATCGAATTTGGGGGAAAACCCGATTGCCAATTAGGGTTCTTCACGATTTTGCTTGCTCGCAATTGTGGCCAAGTCTAAATTGGGGATTTCACCGCATTGATTTTGCTTGATCTCAATTAACAAACGCAATTGACGGAAGAACGACTCAGTTTGAGAGAAATGGCAAGAAGTGATTGAATCTAGGCGAAAATTTCAAAGAACTTTGGATGAGATCAAATCAGGGTTCATCCGAACTCGGCCAAAGATCGATTTGGGGGCCAAACCTAATGACAACTCAAAATTTACTGTTGGCCAGAAACCTAGCAAGataaatctgtttgataaaccTAATCggtttttctatttcggaatagatttatattccgaaataggtttggaagaagaaatcgaagttaaaattttctacttcgatttctggaaaagaaatcaaaaataatttctctcactaaaccctaatttcggtgagtcctccctcatctcctctacgtctccgcctcctcctcctcctccgcctctcctcattttattaaaaataaaaataaatatattcatttaaaaataaaaataaatttattaaatttattaaaaataatttatatatgataaataaataaattatttttattaaaaataaaattatttttatttgccttgagtgttttgccaaataaaattatatttattttttatttttattcattttaaaataaatttattagtaaaataaaataaaatagaataaataaaataaatttattaaacttattaaaaataatttatttatgataaaaataataattttattaaatttatttttatttgccttgagtgttttgccaaataaatttttttatttttttatttttattcatttaaaataaatttattcgtaaaataaaataaaatataataaataaaataaataaatttattaaaaataatttatttatgataaataaaaataaaatatttttattaaaaataaatttatttttatttgcctggagtgttttgccaaataaaattatttttattttttatttttattcattttaaaataaatttattcgtataataaaataaaatagaataaataaaataaatgtatttttatattttaattttaaaataaaatgatatttttattttatttttttatgatttattttattttattttattttattttattcattatttttttttttgttactaaatcatttttattttcattttttatattaaaggtcgtcggttgtcgccgccgccgtccgaatgaagaaattttgtgttgttatcaaacaaatttctatttttagaaagtagaaattttgtatcgttatcaaacgattatttttgcttagaaactcttctaaaaatagaaatagattttctatttctattccagaaactatttctggaacataatggttgtcatgcgcacccCTAGCAGCCCTTAACGTTgttttggcttcttcttctttttgttacaTCTATACAATAAATTAATGagtttttggataattttcttttgaaaaaattgttaaatgagGCAAGGTCTTGCAAAATTACTAAGATTACATATGATTGAATGATTGCCATTGGTTCTCTACCTCGGCATCATCTCTACACATTCTCTAGGGTTACGTTTGGTTAATCGGATTTCTAACCAAGATAGAACTAGATAAGATTGGATATGAAATCCAAGAATTTTGCTATATCCTATTCATTATTTGATGATTGCAataataaaatcggatatattcacatcgtATAATGTACATTGTTTAGTATTAGCAACATACTAATGTAAATGATCCAAAGATTTTATAAgtagaaatgataaaaatctcGTGCAACACTCTTAcctactttaatttttttttcctcttaatttttgaattaattattttttttatttctttcttccccttacatcattctctaataagaTTTTATTAAACAGTGAAcaatactaatatacctaaaatactaaacacctaaaatatgcaataactatatctaaaatatgtaataaatataaatatatatttatatattgaaattctaTTGTAAAATAGAACACAATtcgaatataaaaataaaataaaataagattaaattaaaataacttaattgttattttttgttaatttgaatttcttatattagaattcaaatattatttatatcgaaatgtaatttcaattttattaatcaagagaaataactttcttattatagaTGTTAAAAATTCTATCCACCTttatttcatcaataattttatCTTTCTATATCCTCTTACATCCGAATTTATCATATCTTGTACAGGAACCAAACGTAgtatatgattaattttatattGACTACCAAACATAGCTAAGAGTATGTGGGAAGTTGCTTTTATGGGCCCAAAGATGTCCACCTCTTGTACGCATGAAAACTGGgcttggtctctctctctctctctattgtcCCTGGCAATTTGTGAACTCCCCTTGGAAATTCAAAATCGCCTCTCTTCTGTTTATCGTTCACATGGTGCATTGATACTCgcatcctttcttttttctagtcGCTCGACAAGCGTCCGAAGGCACTTGTAAAGTTACGGACGCGATGATCTCCTTGACAGTCTTGGTACTCTCGCTTGAATTTCGAAATCTTTGTAATCCCGGCGGATGGTTTCACATGCGAACTCAAAAGTACAAAACATTCATCGTCTTGCCATGCCAGGTGTCCCCAAGTGGCAGGGTCCATGGACCGTCTTTCCTCCCGAGCTTGGCGTCACAGCGAAGATGTCGAAACCCAGACAGAGACTCGATACACACGCACGGAAAGAGATTGTACGCCGCACGAAGTCTTCCATACCCACCGATATCCCTGTCCGGGCAACCGGCAATTCGCTCCATCTTCACGACCCAGTACACGTTTGCTTTGACGGATTCAGCACGTGCCATGAAAGATCGTGCGGACTAGATTATAAGGTCCATCGGAGGGCGATCAAAGCTTCGCGGAGCCGACTGTGCTTTCGCCTTTAGAATATTGGGTTAAAGATGACCATTGACTCCGCGACTTCCCATTTTCTTTATggctctgagagagagagagagagagagatgtaggTCTGTGGACGTGAATCACGACGTTTCGCTGGTCAGCTTTCTATCGCTTTTCTTAGACAACGCTTGGCCAGAAATTCCAGGAGTGCACACTCACCTAATTTCCTACTTGTTCCGGCAAAGTAGAAGGGCCTTTAATGACCCTAGGGTTTTGCACCAAGTTCCTCAGCTAACGCGTGTGGCGCACCACGTGCCATTCACTGCTAGCAACACCGTCCTTGTTTTTCATGCGCCATTCCCCACCGGCGAGTCGAAACTGCGCTCCTTGCAGTATAAAGTCTGGGATCCAGCTAGCGCAGCTTGGCATCTTCTGCTCTCGGCATCTCTCCATCTCTTGGCTCTCCTTCTCTCCcataccctctctctctctctctctctctcttttctccttttaacTTCTTCCCGCTGCTGAGTCTTGTCTTTTCATCCACCACAACGACAGTAAACGAGGACTTCAAGGGTCGACTGACCATCGCGAGCTCAGGCTCGCAGAACTCACGGTCAGGGCTCGGGTCTTGCAGAGGTCAGGCATGAGCACCGTGCTGGATTCTCCGCTCGTAGCACTCGCGTCAGATTACGAGAGCTTCGGATTCCTCGCCGCCGCGAACAACTTGTGGACCTGGATCGCCGTCATCAGCACAGCGGCTCTCAGTTTCTGGCGAATCCGAGCCTCGGCGTCTTCTGCCATTGCTAGACGAGTAAGCGAAGAATCCTTGTCGCCGCAGTCGTTGTCATCTCGTGAAGATGAAATTGTAAATGCGGATCGATCTTTTCCGCAACCGGCGTCTTGTGGCGCTGTGGaggaagaatttgaacctgGTGCTTctacttctcctcctcctcctcctccgtatCCGACATGGTTTGAATGTGACGGCGGTGGAGTTACGAAGGGGAAGTTCGCGACATATTACGAGGAGGATCGGAGAGATGACGAACCGCCGCCGCCAGCAGCGACAACCGTAGATGAAGCTGCGTTTGGTGGCGGAGAGTGGCGGTGGAGCTGGGAGAGAGCGGCGAGATTGAGGGATGGAGAGAGGGGGTGGTACAGCTTCCAGGACTTGATGGTGATCAATGGCAATGTGGTGAGGCTGTGGGATGAGAGAGTTAgcagaagataaaaagaagattAGTAAATAGTAACGATTTTCTGCTCTTCAATTTACCTCATTTCGGCACGAGGAGGTCGGTCGATGAATGTAGTTATTAATAAAAGATTAAACAAGTTGAGGGGGGTCTTTTTTACGAAATTCCGATGTCCCGGCCATCGGGAATAAACCTCACTCATCGATTGTAAATCTTATTGTAGCATCACATTGTATATGAATTGGAAATAAATAACCTTCCTGTACACACGTATGCTCAACTAATTTCCACGAATGTACTATATAATTGATGGCGATTACAATGTCGGGAACGCATTCTCACCCATCAAATCGAAGCGATTGCTGCCTCCAAATTATTAGAAATATTAAATGCACCGTCCTTCATAGAACATATCGAAGCGGTACTCTTATAACAATGAAGGAAAGctagtcaatttatatatagtaTGGACTTCACCGACTTTTTGATtgttttagattaagtcaatatCACCCCGTTGAAATGGTTGACAAAACGTAATTAGACATTTCTCATGAGAAGTTGGATCCATCTAGCATTTATCCATACTAACTGGGGAGTGGTTATGCTTCTGCCGATTTATGCACTTAATTTAAAGATCAAGAGatcatctattaaaaaaaaatcataacctAAATTTATAAATCCCATTCCTAgatatctctctctcacatggGCCTAAACATGGGCCTAGGAGGCTAGGCCCATGTGAGATATCATCGGTTAGTGTTTGTGCAATATTTTGGTGATGCACTTTCTCCGCGGGTTAAGGACTATTTCATGATTTGTCCATTtactcctctctctttctttttttttaatttcttttagtaTTCTCTTTGGTTAACCTATTATGCCTAAAGGGCATAGCATAAAGCTCCACTCATGATGCGGTAGTCCGCATCGTGGTCATTATGAGAGGGAGACAATGTGGTTCAAGTGAGGAAGCTGCGATGTTCAAATCAAGCGCTTGATCACTTAAtcaatttttgaactttttttttccttttcagtgtTTGAATGAACATATCCAAGCACTAGTTGATTTAATAAACCGATCGAACAAGACTTCATAAGCGCCTGGTCTTGATCACAGCTAATTTGATGGACGCATAACATCTGTTGACGGCCAACTCATAGGAAGTAGCTCTGAACATACATCCGAATGACGACACCATAGTGGTTTTGTCTCTAACCAAGACGATAAAATCGGGCATAGTTTTGATTAGTGAAGTTAGGTCCGAAACATCATCGGATTGCAGCACCAAGACGAGAGCATCGTACAAGCAGATGGCACTGACTTTTCAAATGGCCAATCAAGCCATGAAAACGCTTTAGCCAAGTATGGAAAACCGAACCCCCGTCGCTTTCGCTAGCAAAGAAGAAGGACAATCGATAGCATTCCCCAGATGATGAAATGACATTATAGGGGCCGCGAAAGCTGGCTGGATCGTCAACCACTGGGGGACTGGCCTGTGTTCCAGCAAGAGAGGCACTGGTGGCATTTGCCGATACCTTCTTTCGATTCGTACACTCAAGCATGACTTTTAGGTCGAATTCATTGGCTAGTGGTAGGGTTATCACCTTCCATGGTTAGCAAGATATCGAAAGATGCCATGGAAGATAGGAATCCGCTTTAACCAGAGGACCCACCCATGATGGATGGACCCGAACCCACGTCGGATTCAGATCTTAGGGCATTTCGagttttcttaaaatgattggACGGATTACGAGCATGTGGTTTGCATGATTCAGAAAAGAGAAAACGCTTCTTGTTCTTAATACGTTTAATTTCGGTGGAAACTTTGAAGAACTTAACCGAGTTTTAACACTAAAAAGAGGAAGTAACATGTTTTATGTCAATGCTGAGACTGAATTGGAAATTAAGGTGAGAGCTCAAGATTGGCCTTTTACCTGTTCAaaacttcaaataaaataaaaagactaaTAACTTTGCTGGTAAATTGTAGATAGTATGCCatttaaaatttaagttatGGAAGAAGTGAGTACAAAATCACATTTGACCACCTTTGTTTAGTGTGACACACTCTACAATTTTGATAGACAAGATAGTACCctttttgaatttataaatttcaTACGGAAATCTAACTTTAAACAAGAATAACTAAGATCATGATCAATAGAATAAGTCGAAACTCATCGATTCCATAGATGAGCTCTTCCATGATATCGTTATATAAAATTGAGCCGTATATCCCATCTAATGCATTTTTTAGGTGTTTCTCactcctccttttcctcctcctgtTCCTTCTTCTGACAAATCAAATGCATgcatataatattataaatgcTGGACAACAATGGAGCTAAGCTAGTGATGTCAGAACCGAACCAGAAAACCGAATCTAGAACTTGAACAAAACCAAACTTTCATACATTTTCGGTCCAAATGAAAATTATCCCTCttcttaatatta
This genomic stretch from Eucalyptus grandis isolate ANBG69807.140 chromosome 3, ASM1654582v1, whole genome shotgun sequence harbors:
- the LOC104438004 gene encoding uncharacterized protein LOC104438004 → MSTVLDSPLVALASDYESFGFLAAANNLWTWIAVISTAALSFWRIRASASSAIARRVSEESLSPQSLSSREDEIVNADRSFPQPASCGAVEEEFEPGASTSPPPPPPYPTWFECDGGGVTKGKFATYYEEDRRDDEPPPPAATTVDEAAFGGGEWRWSWERAARLRDGERGWYSFQDLMVINGNVVRLWDERVSRR